One genomic segment of Rhinolophus sinicus isolate RSC01 linkage group LG11, ASM3656204v1, whole genome shotgun sequence includes these proteins:
- the CMTR2 gene encoding cap-specific mRNA (nucleoside-2'-O-)-methyltransferase 2 translates to MSKCRKPPLGSSLETFSPDVVADIFELFAKNFSYGKPLNDEWQLPDPSEIFTCDHTEFNTFLDLKNSLNEVKNLLSDKKLDEWHEHTSFTNRAGKIISHVRKSVNAELCTQAWCKFHEILCSFPIIPQEAFQNGNLNTLHLCEAPGAFIASLNHYLKSHQFPCDWSWVANTLNPYHEANDNLMMITDDRLIANTLHWWYFGPDNTGDIMTLKYLTGLQNFISSMTTVHLITADGSFDCQGNPGEQEALVSSLHYCEVVTALMTLGNGGSFVLKMFTLFEHCSINLMYLLNCSFDQVHVFKPATSKAGNSEVYVVCLHYKGREVIQPLLSKMVLNFGTEMTRKALFPHHVIPESFLKRHEECCVFFHKYQLETISENIRLFECMEKGEQAKLNNLRDCAVQYFMQKFQLKPLSRNNWLVKKSNIGCSTNTKWFGQRNRYFKTYNERKMLETLSWKDKVAKGYFNSWAEEHAAYHPGQSSLLEGTASTLECHLWHILEGKKLPKVKCSPFCDGEILKALNEAIEKSLGGALNLDSKFRPKQQYHCSCHVFSEELILSELFSLTKCIQDEQVIEPSNQIKCLLVGFPTLCDTKMHIPLEVQLLESTELMTFSCSLLHDGDPTYQQLFLDCLLHSLQQLHAGDVMILPVLSCFTRFMAGLIFVLHSCFRFITFSCPTSSEPLKTCAVLLCVGYQELPNPVFQYLQNVNELLSALLNSDAPQQILQFVPMEVLLKGALLDFLWDLNAAIAKRHLHLIIRREREEIISSLQ, encoded by the coding sequence atgagtAAGTGCAGAAAGCCACCACTGGGTTCAAGTCTTGAGACATTCAGTCCAGATGTTGTTGCTGACATTTTTGAGCTCTTTGCCAAGAACTTTTCTTATGGCAAGCCACTTAATGATGAGTGGCAGTTACCAGATCCCAGTGAGATTTTCACCTGTGACCACACGGAATTTAATACGTTTCTTGATTTGAAGAACTCCCTAAATGAAGTAAAAAACCTACTGAGTGATAAGAAACTGGATGAGTGGCATGAGCACACTTCTTTCACTAATAgagctggaaaaataatttctcatgtGAGAAAATCCGTGAACGCTGAACTTTGTACTCAAGCATGGTGTAAGTTTCATGAAATTTTGTGCAGCTTTCCAATTATTCCTCAGGAAGCTTTTCAGAATGGAAATCTGAATACTCTCCACCTTTGTGAAGCTCCTGGAGCTTTTATAGCTAGTCTCAATCACTACCTAAAATCCCATCAATTCCCTTGTGATTGGAGTTGGGTAGCTAATACTCTGAATCCATACCATGAAGCAAATGACAATCTTATGATGATTACGGATGACCGACTTATTGCAAATACCTTGCATTGGTGGTACTTTGGTCCAGATAACACCGGTGATATCATGACCTTGAAATACCTGACTGGACTTCAGAATTTCATAAGCAGCATGACTACTGTTCACTTGATTACTGCAGATGGGAGTTTTGATTGCCAAGGGAACCCAGGTGAACAAGAAGCTTTAGTCTCCTCTTTGCATTACTGTGAAGTTGTCACTGCTCTGATGACTCTTGGAAACGGTGGCTCTTTTGTTCTGAAGATGTTTACTTTGTTTGAACATTGTTCTATAAACCTCATGTACCTGCTAAACTGTTCCTTTGACCAAGTCCATGTGTTCAAACCTGCTACTAGCAAGGCAGGAAACTCAGAAGTCTATGTGGTATGTCTCCACTATAAGGGGAGAGAGGTAATCCAGCCTCTGTTATCTAAGATGGTGCTGAATTTTGGGACTGAAATGACCAGGAAAGCTCTCTTTCCCCATCATGTGATTCCTGAATCTTTTCTTAAAAGACATGAAGAATGTTGTGTGTTCTTTCATAAGTACCAGCTAGAGACTATTTCTGAGAACATTCGTCTGTTTGAGTGCATGGAAAAAGGGGAACAAGCAAAGCTGAATAATTTAAGGGACTGTGCTGTTCAGTATTTCATGCAAAAGTTTCAATTGAAGCCTCTTTCCAGAAATAATTGGCTagtaaaaaaatctaatattggTTGTAGTACAAATACAAAATGGTTTGGGCAGAGgaacagatattttaaaacctaTAATGAGAGGAAAATGCTGGAAACCCTTTCATGGAAAGATAAGGTGGCCAAAGGCTACTTTAATAGTTGGGCCGAGGAGCATGCTGCATATCATCCTGGGCAAAGTTCTCTCTTAGAAGGGACAGCTTCCACTCTTGAGTGTCACTTATGGCATATTTTAGAGggaaagaaactgccaaaagTAAAGTGTTCTCCTTTCTGTGATGGTGAAATTTTAAAGGCTCTTAATGAAGCAATTGAAAAGTCTTTAGGAGGAGCCTTGAATTTAGATTCCAAGTTTAGGCCAAAACAGCAGTACCATTGTTCTTGTCATGTTTTTTCTGAAGAGCTGATACTTTCTGAGTTGTTTAGCCTTACCAAGTGCATTCAGGATGAACAGGTTATAGAACCCAGCAACCAAATAAAGTGCCTGCTTGTAGGTTTTCCAACTCTCTGTGATACCAAAATGCATATACCGTTGGAAGTTCAACTCTTGGAATCAACTGAACTCATGACTTTTAGCTGTTCATTGCTTCATGATGGAGACCCAACTTACCAGCAGTTATTTTTGGACTGCCTTCTCCATTCATTACAGCAGCTTCATGCAGGCGATGTTATGATTTTGCCTGTACTTTCTTGTTTTACAAGGTTTATGGCTGGTCTGATCTTTGTGCTTCACAGCTGTTTTAGATTCATCACATTTTCTTGTCCCACATCCTCTGAGCCCCTGAAAACCTGTGCAGTCCTACTATGTGTTGGTTACCAGGAACTTCCAAATCCAGTTTTCCAGTATCTGCAGAATGTGAATGAATTGTTGAGTGCTTTGCTTAACTCTGATGCACCCCAGCAAATTTTACAGTTTGTGCCGATGGAAGTACTCCTTAAGGGGGCACTACTCGATTTTTTGTGGGATTTGAATGCTGCCATTGCTAAAAGACATTTGCATTTGATTATccgaagagagagagaagaaatcatCAGCAGCCTTCAGTAA